The Burkholderia cepacia genome includes a region encoding these proteins:
- a CDS encoding CopD family protein, whose protein sequence is MAMLWVKTFHIVLIAAWFAGLFYLPRIYVNLAMETDPAAVRRLLLMARKLFRFMTMIAVPALACGLWLWLSIGIGQGQGWIHAKVTVVLLLIVYHAYCGHLLRVFERGENRRTDKWYRVFNELPVLGMLAAVALVVIKPF, encoded by the coding sequence ATGGCGATGCTCTGGGTCAAGACGTTCCATATCGTTCTGATCGCCGCGTGGTTCGCGGGGCTTTTCTACCTGCCGCGCATCTACGTGAACCTGGCGATGGAAACCGATCCGGCCGCCGTGCGGCGCCTGTTGCTGATGGCGCGCAAGCTGTTCCGCTTCATGACGATGATCGCGGTGCCGGCGCTGGCCTGCGGGTTGTGGCTGTGGCTTTCGATCGGCATCGGGCAGGGGCAGGGCTGGATCCATGCGAAGGTGACGGTCGTGCTGCTGCTGATCGTCTATCACGCCTATTGCGGGCACCTGCTGCGGGTGTTCGAGCGTGGCGAGAACCGCCGCACCGACAAGTGGTATCGCGTGTTCAACGAACTGCCGGTGCTCGGCATGCTCGCGGCGGTCGCGCTGGTCGTGATCAAGCCGTTCTGA
- a CDS encoding ExbD/TolR family protein yields the protein MAFGGLEHHKTSAPMAEINMTPLIDVMLVLLVIFIITAPLMTHAIRLDLPKVAASVARDTPQSVTLSIDDAGKLYWDDAPVALDALPARFRAAAAGGAPPELRLRASRATRYDVIAQVMGAAQAAGLTRIGFVTDVPTPQRGSAALPAAPANR from the coding sequence ATGGCATTCGGCGGACTCGAGCACCACAAGACGTCCGCGCCGATGGCGGAGATCAACATGACGCCGCTGATCGACGTGATGCTGGTGCTGCTCGTCATTTTCATCATCACCGCGCCGTTGATGACGCACGCGATCCGGCTCGACCTGCCGAAGGTCGCGGCCAGCGTCGCGCGCGACACGCCGCAATCCGTCACCTTGTCGATCGACGACGCGGGCAAGCTGTACTGGGACGACGCGCCGGTGGCGCTCGACGCGCTGCCCGCACGCTTCCGGGCCGCCGCCGCGGGCGGTGCGCCGCCCGAGCTGCGGCTGCGAGCGTCGCGCGCGACCCGCTACGACGTGATTGCGCAGGTGATGGGCGCCGCGCAGGCCGCCGGCCTCACGCGGATCGGCTTCGTGACCGACGTGCCGACGCCGCAGCGAGGTTCCGCCGCGCTGCCTGCCGCGCCGGCGAACCGCTGA
- a CDS encoding glutamate-5-semialdehyde dehydrogenase codes for MDIDQYMTDLGRRARHASRAMARASTAAKNAALDAVARAIERDAQALKDANARDVARAREKGLDAAFVDRLTLSDKALKTMVEGLRQVASLADPIGEIGNLKYRPSGIQVGQMRVPLGVIGIIYESRPNVTIDAAALCLKSGNATILRGGSEALESNAALAKLIGEGLEAAGLPQDAVQVVATADRAAVGKLITMTEYVDVIVPRGGKSLIERLINEARVPMIKHLDGICHVYVDDRADLGKALTVCDNAKTHRYGTCNTMETLLVASGVAAKLLPPLGKLYRDKQVELRVDAAARAVLADAGVGPLVDATEEDWHTEYLAPVLAIKVVDGLDAAIEHINHYGSHHTDAIVTEDHDRAMRFLREVDSASVMVNASTRFADGFEFGLGAEIGISNDKLHARGPVGLEGLTSLKYVVLGHGEGRQ; via the coding sequence ATGGATATCGATCAGTACATGACCGACCTGGGCCGTCGCGCCCGGCACGCTTCCCGCGCGATGGCGCGCGCCAGCACGGCCGCGAAGAACGCGGCGCTCGACGCCGTGGCTCGCGCGATCGAACGCGACGCGCAGGCACTGAAGGATGCGAATGCCCGCGATGTCGCCCGTGCCCGTGAAAAGGGGCTCGATGCGGCGTTCGTCGATCGCCTGACGCTGTCGGACAAGGCGCTGAAGACGATGGTCGAGGGCTTGCGCCAGGTTGCGTCGCTGGCCGATCCGATCGGCGAGATCGGCAACCTCAAGTACCGCCCGAGCGGAATCCAGGTGGGCCAGATGCGCGTGCCGCTCGGCGTGATCGGCATCATCTACGAATCGCGCCCGAACGTGACGATCGACGCGGCCGCGCTGTGCCTGAAGTCGGGCAACGCGACGATCCTGCGCGGCGGCTCCGAAGCGCTCGAATCGAACGCGGCGCTCGCGAAGCTGATCGGCGAAGGGCTCGAAGCCGCCGGCCTGCCGCAGGACGCGGTGCAGGTCGTCGCGACGGCCGATCGCGCGGCGGTCGGCAAGCTGATCACGATGACCGAATACGTCGACGTGATCGTGCCGCGCGGCGGCAAGAGCCTGATCGAGCGCCTGATCAACGAGGCGCGCGTGCCGATGATCAAGCACCTCGACGGCATCTGCCACGTGTACGTCGACGATCGTGCCGACCTCGGCAAGGCGCTGACCGTCTGCGACAACGCGAAGACGCACCGCTACGGCACCTGCAACACGATGGAGACGCTGCTGGTCGCGAGCGGTGTCGCGGCCAAGCTGCTGCCGCCGCTCGGCAAGCTGTATCGCGACAAGCAGGTCGAGCTGCGCGTCGATGCGGCCGCGCGTGCGGTGCTCGCCGATGCGGGCGTCGGCCCGCTCGTCGATGCGACCGAGGAAGACTGGCACACCGAGTATCTCGCGCCGGTGCTCGCGATCAAGGTCGTCGACGGCCTCGACGCCGCGATCGAGCACATCAACCATTACGGCTCGCACCACACGGATGCGATCGTCACCGAGGATCACGACCGCGCGATGCGGTTCCTGCGCGAGGTCGATTCGGCGAGCGTGATGGTCAACGCGTCGACGCGTTTCGCGGACGGTTTCGAATTCGGCCTCGGCGCGGAAATCGGCATCTCGAACGACAAGCTGCATGCACGCGGCCCCGTCGGCCTGGAAGGGCTGACGTCGCTGAAGTACGTCGTGCTCGGGCACGGCGAAGGCCGCCAATAA
- a CDS encoding MurR/RpiR family transcriptional regulator, which translates to MLPRIEAIRAELRPSERKLADYILAAPREVLDLAMTELSTRAGVSQPTIARFCQALGCSGFREFKIRLAQSVAPGVSSVYRDVEPDEPAPGIIGKVFDRTIGALIEVRNSLSAGSVAEAIALLSNASRIEFYGAGGSGIAAQDIQHKFFRLGVPSVAYSDPHTFSMSSALLGPHDVVVAISNTGRTRDIVDAARSALACGAKVVAITQSHSPLAKLATVSLASNVAEETDVFSPMTSRMSHLAIGDILAVGVALSRGPALMERVGRAKEAITRRRIDDGAKD; encoded by the coding sequence ATGCTGCCCCGCATTGAAGCGATCCGCGCCGAGTTGCGCCCGTCCGAGCGCAAGCTCGCCGACTACATCCTCGCCGCGCCGCGCGAGGTGCTCGACCTCGCGATGACCGAGCTGTCGACGCGCGCGGGCGTCAGCCAGCCGACGATCGCGCGCTTCTGCCAGGCGCTCGGCTGCAGCGGCTTCCGCGAATTCAAGATCCGGCTCGCGCAGAGCGTCGCGCCGGGCGTGTCGTCGGTCTATCGCGACGTCGAACCCGACGAACCGGCGCCCGGCATCATCGGCAAGGTGTTCGACCGCACGATCGGCGCGCTGATCGAGGTGCGCAACAGCCTGTCGGCCGGCAGCGTCGCCGAAGCGATCGCGCTGCTGTCGAATGCATCGCGGATCGAGTTCTACGGCGCCGGCGGCTCCGGCATCGCCGCGCAGGACATCCAGCACAAGTTCTTCCGGCTCGGCGTGCCGAGCGTCGCGTATTCGGACCCGCACACGTTCTCGATGTCGTCGGCGCTGCTCGGGCCGCACGACGTCGTCGTCGCGATCTCGAACACCGGCCGCACGCGCGACATCGTCGACGCCGCGCGTTCCGCGCTCGCGTGCGGCGCGAAGGTCGTCGCGATCACGCAGAGCCATTCGCCGCTCGCGAAGCTCGCGACGGTGAGCCTCGCATCGAACGTCGCGGAGGAAACGGACGTGTTCTCGCCGATGACGTCGCGGATGTCGCATCTCGCGATCGGCGACATCCTCGCGGTCGGTGTCGCGCTGTCGCGCGGCCCCGCGCTCATGGAGCGGGTCGGCCGCGCGAAAGAGGCGATCACGCGCCGCCGGATCGACGACGGCGCGAAGGATTGA
- the edd gene encoding phosphogluconate dehydratase, translating to MTSLHPTLAKVTERVIARSQSTRSAYLQRIDGAQGKFPARGALSCANLAHGFAGLEGNDKFAIKAIREPNIGIVSSYNEMLSAHAPYKDFPEIIKAAARENGGVAQFAGGVPAMCDGVTQGNPGMELSLFSREAIAMGTAIALTHNMFDAALCLGICDKIVPGLLIGALQFGHLPTIFVPAGPMTSGLSNDDKAKIRQQFATGQVGRDALLEAESAAYHGHGTCTFYGTANSNQMLMELMGLHLPGSAFVHPHTPLRTALTAEAARRVLDLTVERGRYTPIGHVIDEKAIVNGIVALLATGGSTNHTLHLVAIARAAGILIDWNDFDELSAVVPLLAKIYPNGKADVNHFHAAGGVAFLVRNLLEGGLLHEDVTTVAGKGLSLYTKEPKLIDGKLTWVDGAAESHDTKVLRGIRDPFQPDGGLRLMQGRLGRGVIKISAVAPEHRKVRASAIVFDSQEAVQEAFDRGELKRDFVAVVRFQGARANGMPELHRLTPLLGVLQDQGFHVALVTDGRMSGASGKVPAVIHVSPEALLAGPLGKVKTGDTLVIDAEAGVLDIEVDAAEWQARPVAQPLHQAENEVGFGRELFGVFRAAAAPAEQGASVFGALVGETAAHVAA from the coding sequence ATGACGTCGCTGCACCCCACTCTGGCGAAGGTCACCGAACGCGTGATCGCCCGCAGCCAATCGACCCGTTCCGCCTATCTGCAGCGCATCGACGGCGCGCAGGGCAAGTTCCCGGCCCGCGGCGCGCTGTCGTGTGCAAACCTCGCGCACGGCTTCGCGGGCCTCGAGGGCAACGACAAGTTCGCGATCAAGGCGATCCGCGAGCCGAACATCGGCATCGTGTCCTCGTACAACGAGATGCTGTCCGCGCATGCGCCGTACAAGGACTTCCCCGAGATCATCAAGGCGGCCGCGCGCGAGAACGGCGGCGTCGCGCAGTTCGCGGGCGGCGTGCCGGCGATGTGCGACGGCGTCACGCAGGGCAACCCGGGGATGGAGCTGTCGCTGTTCTCGCGCGAGGCAATCGCGATGGGCACGGCGATCGCGCTCACGCACAACATGTTCGACGCGGCGCTGTGCCTCGGCATCTGCGACAAGATCGTGCCGGGCCTCCTGATCGGCGCGCTGCAGTTCGGCCACCTGCCGACGATCTTCGTGCCGGCCGGCCCGATGACGAGCGGCCTGTCGAACGACGACAAGGCGAAGATCCGCCAGCAGTTCGCGACCGGCCAGGTCGGCCGCGACGCACTGCTCGAAGCCGAATCGGCCGCGTATCACGGCCACGGCACCTGCACGTTCTACGGCACCGCGAACAGCAACCAGATGCTGATGGAGCTGATGGGGCTGCACCTGCCGGGCTCGGCATTCGTTCATCCGCACACGCCGCTGCGCACCGCGCTGACGGCCGAGGCCGCGCGCCGCGTGCTCGACCTGACCGTCGAGCGCGGCCGCTACACGCCGATCGGCCATGTGATCGACGAGAAGGCGATCGTCAACGGGATCGTCGCGCTGCTCGCGACGGGCGGCTCGACCAACCACACGCTGCACCTCGTCGCGATCGCACGCGCGGCCGGCATCCTGATCGACTGGAACGACTTCGACGAACTGTCGGCGGTCGTGCCGCTGCTCGCGAAGATCTACCCGAACGGCAAGGCCGACGTGAACCACTTCCACGCGGCGGGCGGCGTGGCCTTCCTGGTGCGCAACCTGCTCGAGGGCGGGCTGCTGCACGAGGACGTGACGACGGTCGCGGGCAAGGGCCTGTCGCTCTACACGAAGGAGCCGAAGCTGATCGACGGCAAGCTGACGTGGGTCGACGGCGCGGCCGAGAGCCACGACACGAAGGTGCTGCGCGGCATCCGCGACCCGTTCCAGCCGGACGGCGGCCTGCGCCTGATGCAGGGCCGGCTCGGCCGCGGCGTGATCAAGATTTCGGCGGTCGCACCCGAGCACCGCAAGGTGAGGGCGAGCGCGATCGTGTTCGATTCGCAGGAAGCCGTGCAGGAGGCCTTCGATCGCGGCGAGCTGAAGCGCGATTTCGTCGCAGTGGTGCGCTTCCAGGGCGCGCGCGCGAACGGGATGCCCGAGCTGCACCGTTTGACGCCGCTGCTCGGCGTGCTGCAGGATCAGGGCTTCCACGTCGCGCTCGTCACCGACGGCCGCATGTCGGGCGCATCGGGCAAGGTGCCGGCCGTGATCCACGTGTCGCCGGAAGCGCTGCTGGCCGGCCCGCTCGGCAAGGTGAAGACGGGCGATACGCTCGTGATCGACGCCGAAGCCGGCGTGCTCGACATCGAGGTCGACGCCGCGGAGTGGCAGGCGCGCCCGGTCGCGCAGCCGCTGCACCAGGCCGAGAACGAGGTCGGTTTCGGGCGTGAACTGTTCGGCGTGTTCCGCGCGGCCGCCGCGCCGGCCGAGCAGGGCGCATCGGTTTTCGGCGCGCTGGTCGGCGAAACCGCCGCCCACGTCGCCGCATGA
- the holA gene encoding DNA polymerase III subunit delta: MQLRLDALEPHLAKGLAGLYTVYGDEPLLAQEACDRIRAAARAAGFTERSVHTVERGFDWSVLLGATQAMSLFGERQLIELRIPSGKPGKEGADALKTLAAAPNPDALMLVTLPRLDAATQKSAWFTALQNGGVALKIDPVDRAQLPNWIGQRLAMQGQRAAPGEDGRRALQFIAERVEGNLLAAHQEIQKLGLLYPQGALSFEQVHDAVLNVARYDVFKLNEAMLAGDAARLARMIDGLKGEGEAIVLVMWAVVEELRTLLRIKRGTTAGKPLATLLRENRVWGPRERLIGPALNRVSEAVLEKALAFAAKLDRQVKGLSAVTPGRRTQDEPPPDPWDGLFQLAMTVAGARGERPPTAGRGVRR; the protein is encoded by the coding sequence ATGCAATTGCGACTTGATGCACTGGAGCCGCACCTCGCGAAGGGGTTGGCCGGGCTCTATACCGTCTACGGCGACGAGCCGCTGCTCGCGCAGGAGGCGTGCGACCGCATTCGTGCGGCCGCACGTGCGGCCGGCTTCACCGAGCGTTCGGTGCATACGGTCGAGCGCGGTTTCGACTGGAGCGTGCTGCTCGGCGCGACCCAGGCGATGTCGCTGTTCGGCGAGCGCCAGCTGATCGAGCTGCGCATTCCGTCGGGCAAGCCCGGCAAGGAAGGCGCCGACGCACTGAAGACGCTCGCGGCCGCGCCCAACCCCGACGCGCTGATGCTCGTCACGTTGCCGCGCCTCGATGCGGCCACGCAGAAATCCGCCTGGTTTACCGCGCTGCAGAACGGTGGCGTCGCGCTGAAGATCGATCCGGTCGACCGCGCGCAGCTGCCGAACTGGATCGGCCAGCGCCTCGCGATGCAGGGCCAGCGCGCCGCGCCCGGCGAGGACGGGCGGCGCGCGCTGCAGTTCATCGCCGAGCGCGTCGAAGGCAACCTGCTCGCCGCGCACCAGGAAATCCAGAAGCTCGGGCTGCTGTATCCGCAGGGCGCGCTGTCGTTCGAACAGGTGCACGACGCGGTGCTGAACGTCGCGCGTTACGACGTCTTCAAGCTGAACGAAGCGATGCTCGCCGGCGACGCCGCGCGGCTCGCGCGGATGATCGACGGGCTGAAGGGCGAGGGCGAGGCGATCGTGCTGGTGATGTGGGCCGTCGTCGAGGAATTGCGCACGCTGCTACGGATCAAGCGCGGCACGACGGCCGGCAAGCCGCTGGCGACGCTGTTGCGCGAGAACCGCGTGTGGGGGCCGCGCGAGCGGCTGATCGGCCCCGCGCTGAACCGTGTGTCGGAAGCCGTGCTCGAGAAGGCGCTCGCGTTTGCCGCGAAGCTCGACCGGCAGGTGAAGGGCCTGTCCGCGGTGACGCCGGGCCGCCGCACGCAGGACGAACCGCCGCCCGATCCATGGGACGGGCTGTTCCAGCTCGCGATGACGGTGGCCGGTGCCCGCGGCGAGCGACCGCCGACCGCGGGTCGCGGCGTGCGGCGCTAA
- the leuS gene encoding leucine--tRNA ligase, which translates to MHERYVPADVEAAAQGDWRAADAYKTQEDSQKPKFYCVSMLPYPSGKLHMGHVRNYTINDVMYRYLRMNGYNTLMPMGWDAFGMPAENAAMANGVPPAKWTYDNIDYMKGQMQSMGLAIDWSREIATCKPDYYKWNQWLFLKMLEKGIAYKKTGTVNWDPVDQTVLANEQVIDGRGWRSGALVEKREIPMYYLRITQYADELLNDLDGLGWPERVKIMQQNWIGKSFGVNFGFPYELDGEKKLLRVFTTRADTIMGVTFCAIAAEHPLATRLAQDKPELLAFIDECKRGGVAEADVATMEKKGVATGFSVTHPLTGEPVEVWIGNYVLMSYGEGAVMGVPGHDERDFAFAKKYGLPIRQVISAEGQTYSLDAWQEWYGDKETAVCVNSGKYDGLRYTEAVDAVAADLNAGGFGDKQVTWRLRDWGVSRQRYWGTPIPIIHCPSCGDVPVPEQDLPVVLPEDLVPDGSGNPLAKSEAFLNCSCPKCGAAAKRETDTMDTFVDSSWYFSRYTAPDAETMVDARTDYWMPMDQYIGGIEHAILHLLYSRFWTKVMRDLGLVKFGEPAKNLLTQGMVLNETFYREDASGKKTWYNPADVTVTHDDKGRPVGATLNTDGQPVVLGGIEKMSKSKNNGVDPQVLIDQYGADTARLFTMFAAPPEQQLEWSGAGVEGASRFLRRVWSFGATNREALAARAGFDAAALGEADKALRREIYSVLKQADFDYQRLQYNTVVSAAMKMLNAIDGAKGATPGVLRETYGVLLRVLYPVVPHVTFELWKALGYADEFGPLLDAPWPKVDEAALEQAEIELVLQVNGKVRGALKVAKDASREAIEAAAVADEAFAKFSDGKPAKKIVVVPGRLVNIVV; encoded by the coding sequence ATGCACGAGAGATACGTACCCGCCGACGTCGAAGCCGCCGCCCAGGGCGACTGGCGCGCAGCCGATGCCTACAAGACGCAGGAAGATTCGCAGAAGCCGAAGTTCTACTGCGTGTCGATGCTGCCGTACCCGTCCGGCAAGCTGCACATGGGTCACGTGCGCAACTACACGATCAACGACGTGATGTACCGCTATCTGCGGATGAACGGCTACAACACGCTGATGCCGATGGGCTGGGATGCGTTCGGGATGCCGGCCGAGAACGCCGCGATGGCGAACGGCGTGCCGCCCGCGAAGTGGACCTACGACAACATCGACTACATGAAGGGCCAGATGCAGTCGATGGGCCTCGCGATCGACTGGTCGCGCGAGATCGCGACGTGCAAGCCGGACTACTACAAGTGGAACCAGTGGCTGTTCCTGAAGATGCTCGAGAAGGGCATCGCGTACAAGAAGACGGGCACCGTGAACTGGGACCCGGTCGACCAGACCGTGCTCGCGAACGAGCAGGTGATCGACGGCCGCGGCTGGCGCTCGGGCGCGCTCGTCGAGAAGCGCGAGATCCCGATGTACTACCTGCGCATCACGCAGTACGCGGATGAGCTGCTGAACGACCTCGACGGCCTCGGCTGGCCCGAGCGCGTGAAGATCATGCAGCAGAACTGGATCGGCAAGAGCTTCGGCGTGAACTTCGGCTTCCCGTACGAACTCGACGGCGAGAAGAAGCTGCTGCGCGTGTTCACCACGCGCGCCGATACCATCATGGGCGTCACGTTCTGCGCGATCGCGGCCGAGCACCCGCTCGCCACGCGTCTGGCGCAGGACAAGCCGGAACTGCTCGCGTTCATCGACGAATGCAAGCGCGGCGGCGTCGCCGAGGCCGACGTCGCGACGATGGAGAAGAAGGGCGTCGCGACGGGCTTCTCGGTCACGCACCCGCTGACCGGCGAGCCGGTCGAGGTGTGGATCGGCAACTACGTGCTGATGAGCTATGGCGAAGGCGCGGTGATGGGCGTGCCGGGCCACGACGAGCGCGATTTCGCGTTTGCGAAGAAGTACGGCCTGCCGATCAGGCAGGTGATCTCGGCCGAAGGCCAGACGTACTCGCTCGACGCATGGCAGGAGTGGTACGGCGACAAGGAAACCGCGGTCTGCGTGAACAGCGGCAAGTACGACGGCCTGCGCTACACGGAAGCCGTCGACGCGGTCGCGGCCGACCTGAACGCCGGCGGCTTCGGCGACAAGCAGGTCACGTGGCGCCTGCGCGACTGGGGCGTATCGCGCCAGCGCTACTGGGGCACGCCGATCCCGATCATCCACTGCCCGTCGTGCGGCGACGTGCCGGTGCCCGAGCAGGATCTGCCCGTCGTGCTGCCGGAAGACCTCGTGCCGGACGGCTCGGGCAACCCGCTCGCGAAGTCGGAAGCGTTCCTGAACTGTTCGTGCCCGAAGTGCGGCGCGGCCGCGAAGCGCGAAACCGACACGATGGACACCTTCGTCGATTCGTCGTGGTACTTCTCGCGCTACACGGCGCCGGACGCCGAGACCATGGTCGACGCGCGCACCGACTACTGGATGCCGATGGATCAATACATCGGCGGCATCGAGCACGCGATCCTGCACCTGCTGTATTCGCGCTTCTGGACCAAGGTGATGCGCGACCTCGGCCTCGTGAAGTTCGGCGAGCCGGCGAAGAACCTGCTCACGCAGGGGATGGTGCTGAACGAGACGTTCTACCGTGAAGACGCTTCCGGCAAGAAGACCTGGTACAACCCGGCCGACGTGACGGTCACGCACGACGACAAGGGCCGCCCGGTCGGCGCGACGCTGAACACGGACGGCCAGCCGGTCGTGCTCGGCGGCATCGAGAAAATGTCGAAGTCGAAGAACAACGGCGTCGATCCGCAGGTGCTGATCGACCAGTACGGCGCCGATACCGCGCGCCTGTTCACGATGTTCGCCGCGCCGCCCGAGCAGCAGCTCGAGTGGTCGGGTGCGGGCGTCGAGGGCGCGAGCCGCTTCCTGCGCCGCGTGTGGAGCTTCGGTGCGACGAACCGCGAAGCGCTCGCCGCGCGCGCGGGCTTCGACGCGGCCGCGCTCGGCGAAGCCGACAAGGCGCTGCGCCGCGAGATCTACAGCGTGCTGAAGCAGGCCGATTTCGATTACCAGCGCCTGCAGTACAACACGGTCGTGTCGGCCGCGATGAAGATGCTGAACGCGATCGACGGCGCGAAGGGCGCGACGCCCGGCGTGCTGCGCGAAACGTACGGCGTGCTGCTGCGGGTGCTGTACCCGGTCGTGCCGCACGTCACGTTCGAGCTGTGGAAGGCGCTCGGCTATGCGGACGAATTCGGCCCGCTGCTCGACGCGCCGTGGCCGAAGGTCGACGAGGCCGCGCTCGAGCAGGCCGAGATCGAACTCGTGCTGCAGGTGAACGGCAAGGTGCGCGGCGCGCTGAAGGTCGCGAAGGACGCGAGCCGCGAGGCGATCGAAGCGGCGGCGGTGGCGGACGAAGCGTTCGCGAAGTTCAGCGACGGCAAGCCGGCGAAGAAGATCGTCGTCGTGCCGGGCCGCCTCGTGAACATCGTCGTCTGA
- the lptE gene encoding LPS assembly lipoprotein LptE produces the protein MIRRSFLMLAVGSAVALSACGFQLRGQQDYAFKHLLIVGAPAPVEARFVRLVEAGSDTKIVKSADDADAVLRMWESRGQNTLTLNKFGSAQEYALFYTLNYTLTSKDGTVLIPPSAIALNRAMTYSDQYTNAKAQEADILYGDMQNDAVDQMMRRLAIVHSLTPAPEDVVPGVAPRAPLPPPPL, from the coding sequence GTGATCCGCAGATCGTTTTTGATGCTCGCCGTCGGCAGCGCGGTCGCGCTGTCGGCATGCGGCTTCCAGTTGCGCGGCCAGCAGGACTACGCGTTCAAGCACCTGCTGATCGTCGGCGCGCCGGCGCCGGTCGAGGCGCGCTTCGTGCGCCTCGTCGAGGCCGGCAGCGACACGAAGATCGTCAAGTCGGCGGACGACGCCGACGCCGTGCTGCGCATGTGGGAGTCGCGCGGGCAGAACACGCTGACGCTCAACAAGTTCGGCTCGGCGCAGGAATACGCACTGTTCTATACGCTGAACTACACGCTCACGAGCAAGGACGGCACCGTGCTGATCCCGCCGAGCGCGATCGCGTTGAACCGCGCGATGACGTATAGCGACCAGTACACGAACGCGAAGGCGCAGGAAGCCGACATCCTGTACGGCGACATGCAGAACGACGCGGTCGACCAGATGATGCGGCGTCTCGCGATCGTCCACTCGCTGACCCCGGCGCCGGAAGACGTGGTGCCGGGCGTCGCGCCGCGCGCGCCGTTGCCGCCGCCGCCGCTCTGA
- the eda gene encoding bifunctional 4-hydroxy-2-oxoglutarate aldolase/2-dehydro-3-deoxy-phosphogluconate aldolase, translated as MKTIAEIVKLGPVIPVLAFDSVEQGEHVSRALHAGGVKVLEITLRTPAGLEAIQRASQLADDIVVGVGTITKPEHCEQAKRAGAKFGVSPGLTKELHLASLDAGLPLLPGVMTPSDIIQALEFGYEIVKFFPAQQAGGVPMLQAFHGPFPALKFCPTGGITVETAPNFLKLPNVVCVGGSWLTPKAALAAQDWAEVTRLAQAASQLPR; from the coding sequence ATGAAGACGATTGCTGAAATCGTGAAGCTGGGCCCGGTCATCCCGGTGCTCGCATTCGACTCGGTCGAGCAGGGTGAGCACGTGTCGCGCGCGTTGCACGCCGGCGGCGTGAAGGTGCTCGAGATCACGCTGCGCACGCCGGCTGGCCTGGAAGCGATCCAGCGCGCGAGCCAGCTCGCGGACGACATCGTCGTCGGCGTCGGCACGATCACGAAGCCCGAGCATTGCGAGCAGGCGAAGCGCGCGGGCGCGAAGTTCGGCGTGTCGCCGGGCCTGACGAAAGAGCTGCACCTCGCGTCGCTCGACGCGGGCCTGCCGCTGCTGCCGGGCGTGATGACGCCGAGCGACATCATCCAGGCACTCGAATTCGGCTACGAGATCGTGAAGTTCTTCCCCGCCCAACAAGCGGGCGGCGTGCCGATGCTGCAGGCGTTCCACGGCCCGTTCCCGGCGCTGAAGTTCTGCCCGACCGGCGGCATCACGGTCGAAACCGCACCGAATTTCCTGAAGCTGCCGAACGTGGTGTGTGTCGGCGGCTCGTGGCTCACGCCGAAGGCCGCGCTCGCCGCGCAGGACTGGGCCGAAGTCACGCGCCTCGCGCAAGCCGCGAGCCAGCTTCCCCGTTAA